ATTTGCCTTTATGACCTCTTCTCCTTTCTTCTGGAAGGTGTCAGAAATGATCCTAAGGAGAATATCCATCTCCATGCCGAGCAAGCCCAATACAGCGCCAATAGCAACGGTGTTGGCCATGATCCTGCTGCCACCATGTTCGACCGCCAGCGCAGTAAAGGGTACATCACGAAATGTTGGGCCGTCGAATTTCTGTTTCAGCACTGCGGAGTCATAGATAATCCGCCCCTGCTCTGCAACGAAAGCAGCGTCATTGTCCATGCTGGCGAGATCAAAGGCAACAAGGATATCGAGCCTGCTGCGCGCAGCGGACAGAGGTCTGTCTGCAACGCGTATCTGATAGAAGTTATGACCTCCCCGGATGCGGGATTCATAATCCTGGTGGGTAAATACATGATATCCGGTCCGCGCAAAGACTCTGGAAAGAGTATCACCGACCGTCTGGATTCCCTGGCCCGCCTCTCCGCCGATCCTGATAGAATAGTCCATCAGCAATGCCGTTATGAAATGAAGGTGTCTCTGAATTTCGCAAGCCACATGATATGGCTTCGTTCCTCGTTGATAATCTCATCAACCACATCTTTTTCCTTCACGGCATCCCTGAGCCCATAAAAATAGAGCAGCGTTTCCTTCTCAAAGCCCATGGCAAAACGCACCGCATCTTCGACTGTCTTCACATGGTCAAGGGACGGAAGCGACTTATCCCTGCCCAGGAAAAACTCGGATTCCACAATCGCTCTCATATATTCAGACACATCTGCCCAGGCCTCCGGCTCTTCATCGCCCATCATCTCTTTCAGTTCAAGGAACATCTTCTCATGGATAAGTTCTTTGCCGGCAAGCGTATCGAAAAGCTTCTTAAGGCCTTCATTCTTTTCAAATCTCTTCGCAATTGTCGTATAAAACTCATACCCGAGCCTTTCAGTCCTGACAGCCTGCTCAACTACTTCCCTGATTGAAAATCTCTCCATAATTCCTCCGTAGAAGCGTCATATCCTAATCAAAATTAGAAGCTGTTTTAGATTACCCGATTTAGATCGTCAATATCTATAGTGCCCAGATCAAGGCAATTTCCCAGGCAGTTGAAGCCGCCGCAGGGATTCAAAGCCTCACGCGCCAATTGCATGCTTTCCCCCCTCTTCCATGCAGCAAAGTCACAATCATGTTCAAAAAAAGGACAGGTTCTGCAGAGTGCCCGAAAAAGATCGTCTTCTCTCTCTCTGCTCAGCACAACTCTGCCGGTGCCGACAGGTATTTCTTTCCCATCCTCGACAAGTCTCTCGATAATAATAAAACCCCCGCAGGCGAGTTCTTCGTCCTTGCCCGGCTTATAAAAAGCACAGTACGAAGCGCAGAGCAGTTGCGGGAGATCCTTTTTTTTCATCAGTTCCATCTTATCAGAAAGAAGGCTTATTGTATAATGGAGAATGCGTTATTATTTATCGCCCCATGTCTGTCTGAAGTGGCTTGAAACGCCCTCAGTGTACCATTTGAGAACTGACGAACTTTACGAGCTTGATGAGGGTTCATTCGATTTTCTTACGAAATGCTCTGCTGCAGATGGATGCCTGCCTGCGGGACAGGAATTCGTCGATTATTGCGCTAAAGAAGGGATATTGGTACCCGATCGCGCTGCAATTCAGCGGCCGCCTGTTATGAGATCTCCTGAACCGTCTCTACGCTATCTTGAACTCCAGATCACAGACAGTTGCAACCTGAAGTGTAAGCATTGTTATATTGATCCCCCCTCTGCGATAGAATCAGACAAGAAGACGTTTCATGAACTTTCTGCAGATCAGATACGGACTATTCTTCGTGAGTTTGAAGCACTCCAGGGGCTTCGGGTCATGATAACCGGCGGCGAACCCCTGCTTCATAAGGATTTTGAGGCAATCAATCATATGCTGCCCGATTTCCTGCTACGCAAGGTGCTCTTCTCCAATGGGCTCCTCCTGAACCGTCGAGTCCTGAAAAATCTGCATGTTGATGAAATTCAGATCAGCATCGACGGGCTTCAACGGGCGCATGATGCCTTACGGGGAACGGGCACCTTTACCCGGTCTATGGAGAGCATTCGTCTTTGCCTTGAGATGGGCTTTGAGGTCTCGGTATCGACCATGGTCCATACCGGCAATCTCAATGATTTCGACACCATGGAAAAGACGTTCAGAAAACTGGGAATCAGGGACTGGACCGTTGACGTGCCCTGCATTTCCGGAAGACTTGCGGACAATGCAAAATTCCAGGTCACACCGGAAACAGGCGGCAGATACCTGAAATACGGATTTGGCGAAGGACTTCATGGCAGCGGTGAAGGATTCGGATGCGGTCTTCACCTGATGTCGGTCATGGCCGACGGGAAAATGGCAAAATGCTCCTTTTATGCAGACAGGTCTGTCGGCACAATTCATGAGGGGCTCAGTGCATGCTGGCAGAAAATATCCCCTGTCAGGCTGGGCGACCTAAGCTGCGATTGTGCATATGTCGCTGCGTGCAGGGGAGGCTGCAGATTCCGCGCAGAAGTCCTCGGCAATGCGCAGGGAAAAGACCTTTACCGGTGTAAACTCTATGATATAATGAAGAAAGAAAAGTGACAGGGCACGAAGCCCAATCTTTGCACAAAGGAGGTGTGAAGCATGACGATCAAGAAGGTCTCGAAGAAGGCAGCAACAACCTGTAAGTGCAAGAGTTCCTGCTAATCAGGGCTCAACATATGAATGGATACAAAGGGGGCAGACTTCTTAGTCTGCCCCCTTTGTATCCTCGCTTCAGCTCTCTCATACGGAAGTGAATCAGGGGGCATTTACCGTAACCGTGCTTCAACACCTGCCCAATTGATGTTTTTGAAGAATGCTTCAATATAATCAGCGCGCTTGAGACCATAATCGATCATGTATGCATGCTCGAAAACATCCATGATCAGGATCGGGCTGCATCCTGCCGGATGGGAGACATCATGCTCATTCACCCAGAAATTAATGAGCTTTCCGTTCATGGGGTCAGCATAAAGCACAACCCATCCGATGCCGCGCATAGCTCCTGTGGCCTTGAAATCTTTTTCCCAGTTTTCATAGCTGCCGAAATCGGCCTGCATCTGCTTTATCAGCTTCCCGTCTTTGCGTAAGCCAGACTTTCCGCCGAGGTTCTCGAAATAATATTCATGAAGTCTCATCCCGTTAAATTCCCAACCAAACCTTCTCTTCAGTTCCGCATATTCCGGGGTACCTGTACGGCCATCCTTAAGCATCTGATCAAGGATATCGGAAACCTTATTCGTGTTCGTCACGTATCCCTGATAGAGGGTAAAATGGTTTTTGATAAGTGTTTCGCTGAACCCTTCCATACCAACCAGTGCGCTGTAGTCCCTAGATGCGTATGACATGATTGTTCCTCCTTTTCTTTCCTTTAATAGTTGTTGAAGGTCA
This DNA window, taken from Nitrospirota bacterium, encodes the following:
- a CDS encoding ferritin family protein — encoded protein: MERFSIREVVEQAVRTERLGYEFYTTIAKRFEKNEGLKKLFDTLAGKELIHEKMFLELKEMMGDEEPEAWADVSEYMRAIVESEFFLGRDKSLPSLDHVKTVEDAVRFAMGFEKETLLYFYGLRDAVKEKDVVDEIINEERSHIMWLAKFRDTFIS
- a CDS encoding radical SAM protein, with protein sequence MRYYLSPHVCLKWLETPSVYHLRTDELYELDEGSFDFLTKCSAADGCLPAGQEFVDYCAKEGILVPDRAAIQRPPVMRSPEPSLRYLELQITDSCNLKCKHCYIDPPSAIESDKKTFHELSADQIRTILREFEALQGLRVMITGGEPLLHKDFEAINHMLPDFLLRKVLFSNGLLLNRRVLKNLHVDEIQISIDGLQRAHDALRGTGTFTRSMESIRLCLEMGFEVSVSTMVHTGNLNDFDTMEKTFRKLGIRDWTVDVPCISGRLADNAKFQVTPETGGRYLKYGFGEGLHGSGEGFGCGLHLMSVMADGKMAKCSFYADRSVGTIHEGLSACWQKISPVRLGDLSCDCAYVAACRGGCRFRAEVLGNAQGKDLYRCKLYDIMKKEK
- a CDS encoding superoxide dismutase — its product is MSYASRDYSALVGMEGFSETLIKNHFTLYQGYVTNTNKVSDILDQMLKDGRTGTPEYAELKRRFGWEFNGMRLHEYYFENLGGKSGLRKDGKLIKQMQADFGSYENWEKDFKATGAMRGIGWVVLYADPMNGKLINFWVNEHDVSHPAGCSPILIMDVFEHAYMIDYGLKRADYIEAFFKNINWAGVEARLR